A stretch of Lathyrus oleraceus cultivar Zhongwan6 chromosome 6, CAAS_Psat_ZW6_1.0, whole genome shotgun sequence DNA encodes these proteins:
- the LOC127098445 gene encoding GDT1-like protein 4, which translates to MSSIVQGFTKSLAMTVLSEIGDKTFFAAAILAMRHPRRLVLTGCLAALIVMTILSVLVGWAAPNLISRNWTHHITTFLFLGFGLWSLKEAIFEGGESEELAEVEAQLDKDWKAKNGATKDSKKDDDATKKHKQSFLSQFFSPILLQAFSITFFGEWGDKSQLATIGLAADENPFGVVLGGILGQALCTTAAVIGGKSLASQISEKVVGLSGGILFIVFGIQSFLSPVES; encoded by the exons ATGAGCTCAATTGTTCAG GGTTTTACAAAGTCACTTGCCATGACCGTTCTCTCCGAGATCGGTGACAAGACTTTCTTTGCAGCTGCG atACTGGCTATGCGCCATCCGCGACGCCTTGTCTTAACAGGTTGCCTTGCGGCTTTGATA GTGATGACAATTCTCTCTGTTCTTGTTGGTTGGGCTGCTCCAAATCTG ATCTCGCGTAATTGGACTCATCATATTACAACATTCTTGTTCTTGGGATTTGGACTTTGGTCCTTGAAAGAGGCTATATTTGAAGGAGG GGAATCAGAGGAGTTGGCTGAAGTTGAAGCTCAATTG GACAAAGATTGGAAGGCTAAAAATGGAGCTACAAAAGATAGCAAAAAG GATGATGATGCCACAAAAAAGCATAAACAGTCATTTTTATCACAGTTTTTCTCTCCCATCTTGTTACAG GCATTTTCTATCACTTTTTTTGGTGAATGGGGTGACAAGAGCCAG TTGGCTACCATAGGTTTAGCTGCAGATGAAAACCCATTTGGTGTGGTTCTTGGAGGGATTCT GGGGCAAGCATTGTGTACTACTGCTGCTGTTATTGGAGGGAAGAGTTTAGCTTCTCAGATATCTGAAAAAGTG GTTGGACTCTCAGGTGGAATTCTTTTCATTGTTTTTGGCATCCAATCATTCCTTTCTCCAGTTGAATCATGA